The nucleotide sequence CGTCGTAGGAGAGCGTGAGCGACCGGGATCGTCCTCGGCCCTCGACATCGGCGTAGTCGGCCTCGATGACACCCAACTGGTCGAGTTTGTTGACGATCTCCGAGTAGCGGGTGTAGCCGAGATCCGTCGCCTCGTGGAACGCCTCGTAGACCGTCCCGGCCTGCTGGCCGTCGTGTTCGGCGATGGTCTCGACCAACGCCCGTTCGGACTCCGAGAGCTCGCGCAGACAGCGCGAGAGGTGGACGTACTTGGACTTGTCGTAGGCCTCCTCGACGTCCTCGACGCTGATCGTCTTGCTGGCCCGCATCTCGGCGTTGAGCCCCGCCCGGCGCAACAGGTCGATCCCGACCCGGAGGTCGCCGCTCTCGGCGGTGAGTTCGGCGACGCGGTCGAGTTCCTGCGCGCCGATCACGCCGTCGTGGAAGCCCCGGTCGACCCGTTCCCCGAGGATGTCGACGATCTCGTCGGCGTCGTAGACGGGGAAGTACACCTCCTCGGGGCGGAAGACGCTCTGGACGCGGCCGTCGAGCTCCTCCATGATGTCCAGTCCCAGGTCCGAGGAGACGACGATGACGCCGATGCGGGCGCCGGCCGACCCCTCGTGGGCGCGCAACAGCGAGTAGAGGGTATCCGAGGCCTCGTTCTCGTAGAAGAGGTAGTTCACGTCGTCGAGCGCGACCACCAGCACCTCGTCGTCGTCGACGAGGCGGTCGGTGATCTGCCCGAACAGCTTCTTGAACGAGATGCCCGACGAAGGGGGTTCGTAGTCGAAGACGTGTTCGAACACCCGGGAGAAGACGGCATAGCGCGTCGAATCGAGTTGGCAGTTCACCCGGACGGTCCGGACGCCGGGCTGGCCCGACAGCTCGCCGAACAGCTTCAACACGGCGGTGGTCTTGCCGGTGCCGGGCGGCCCCCGAACCATCGTGTTGAGCGGTCGGGAGCCCCGCACCGCCGGCCGGAGCGCGTACTTCAAGTTCTCCAACTGCGTCTCGCGGTGGTCGAACGTCTCGGGCACGTAGTCGATTTCGAAGACGTGTTCGTCCCGGAACACCGACTCGTCCCACGACAGCATCCCCTCGTCGGGGTCCTCCGTCATCACTTTCACCTCGCTCGCGTGACCACTTAACAGTTGCCGCGAGTCGAACGCGACGGGCGCGCCCGACGCGCTACTCCTCGGTTTCCGCACCCGGTGCGTTGCGCTTCACGCCCTCGATAGCGTCGTGGACGCCGCTCCGGGAGGCGTACCCCTCGCCGCCGTCGGCGAGGACGTTCCCGTTACGGTGGCGGAGTCGCCACCGCCAGTCCGAGGCCGCCCATCGCGATGCTCGCCTCCCGCAGCGCCGACGCAGGGCTGCTGGGGAGAAAGAGGACGATGCCGACGACCCCCGGCTAGCAGTCCGAGGACGAACAGCCAGTATCCCCGTATCTCGTCGGACGTGCGTGGGGCGCCGATCCGACGTGCATACAGGCTGGAATTATTATCCGACATATATGAACGCGACCCGAGACACCGATAAACGCCCGAGTTTTTGACCGATCGGGTGACAGTTCCCCCTCAGAACTTCTCCAGGAGCCGCCGGTAGAAGTCGTCCTCGTCGGTCGGGGGGTCGTCGTCGGCCGTTCGTTCGGCCGACTCCGTCGCCAGTTTCTCGACGATGAGTTCGGGCGTCGAGCGCGCGAGGTGGTCGGTCACCGGCGAACGATTCACCCGGAGTTCGCCGTCGACGAGCCCCACCGCCTCGATGCCGTCGACCGCCACGTCGATCCCCGCGGCGTCGCGGATTTCGCCGGCGAGGTGGGAGACGAAGACGGCGGTGACGTCGCCCCCATCCAGTGATTCGAGGATGCCGGCGATGATCTTCGCACTCGCGCCCGGCTCCGTGATGCTCTCCAGTTCGTCGACGAGAACCAGCCGCGAGTCGGTACCCGTCACGAGGTCGGCGAAGTCCCGGAGCGTCGCCTCGAAGGCGCCGGCGTCGAGGGTCCCCTGGCTCTTGGCGTAGTAGTGGAGTTCGGAGACGCGTTCGACCCGAGCGGCCGCGGCGGGGACCGGGAGACCCATGTGGGCGAGGACGGTCACGAGCGCCAGCAGGTCGAGCGTCGAGGTCTTCCCGCCGCTGTTGACTCCCGAGAGGAGGGTCACCCCGGAGACGGCGTAGTCGACGGGTTCGACTTCGGCGAAGGGCACGTCGAGCAGCGGCGACCGGCCGCCCTCGACGGCGACGCCGGACACGTCGTCGTCGACGTCGGGGAGGGTGCAGTCGAAGTCGTCGGCGAACCGGGCGACGGCGAGTTCCACGTCCCGCTCCAAGGCCGCCCGGACCAGCCGGTCGGCGGGGTCGCGGAGGGCACGCAGGTCGTCGGCCAACTCCGTCTTGATTCGGCCGGCCCGGCGGTCGCGGGCGGCCGCGAGTTCGGTGCGGAGCCGCGAGACCGCCTCCGCGTCGTGCTCCAGCGGGAAGGTGGGGTCGCCGCCGAAGACGCGCTCGGCCAGGTCCGCCTCGTCGGCCAGGTCGAGGCTGTCGATCAGGTGATCGCGGGCCTTCGCGACCGCGTGGTCGAACTCGTCGGCGAGTTCCCGGGAGAGCAGGGCGTCGACGCGGGCGCCCTGCTCGACCAGGGAGAGGAAGTCGGTCCCCTCGATGGTCACGTCGCGCTCGCGGATGGCGGTCCGGAGGTGGTCGTTGGCGACCGATTCGGCGGTTCCGACCGCGGCGTCGAGGTCGTCGACGGCGGTCGTGAGCCGGTCGAGTTCGTCGTCGCCGACGGGCGTGCCGTCGTCGTCGAGGCGGGAGAGCGCGTCGCGGAGCGCGTCGAGGTCACAGGGCGGCTCCATCCCCGCGGCGTCGTGGACCCGCGCCGCGGCGAGCAAGGTGTCGCGGTTCGCCGCGAAGAACGCGAGGAGGCGCTCGGGCACCACCTCGGCGGGGTGTTCGAGGGCGTCCGGGCGTACCCGCACGTCGCCGGCCACGTCGACGCCGGCGAAGGTCTCGTCGAGGGCGATCACCGTCGCGTACGACCGGGCGAGTTCCGCGAGGTCGCGGGCGTCGTCGACCACCTCGACCGAGAGTTCGGGAACCGCCTCCTCCGCCTCGGCGTACCGCTCGGCGTCGGCGGTGGCGAGACAGCGGTCGCGCACCCGCGTTGGCGGCGGGTCGGCGAGCGGAGTCACGTCCGAGAGCGCATCGAGGGTCGCGGGGTCGGCCTCGCGGTCGGTCGCCCGGTCGACGAGGGCGCGGACCTCCGCGATCCGCGAGGGCGCGCCCGTCGGGACGAACGTCTCCATCCGCCGGGCGGCGTAGTCGGTGACCGTGCGTTCCTTCAGGAGGTCGAGCACGTCCTCGTAGACGTCGCGGGCGCGGTCGGTCGCGAGGAACTCGCCGTCGGCGTCGTGTTCGTGGCGGACGGCCGCGCGGGCGATGGCGGCGGCCCGACCGGCGGAGATGCCCGGCGCCTCGGCGAGCGCGGCCACGTCGCCCTCCCGGAGCGCCCGCTCGGGGTCGTCGAGGTCGGCGAGCGCGGCCGCCGTCTTCTCGCCGACGCCCGGGATGGCCGTGAGTTCCATGCGGCAACGAGTATCGCCCCATCCGGCAAAACGTTGCGGGTCGGATCAGGACCCGTGGCGGGTGACGTGATAGAGGACGCCCCACAGGAACGAGAGCGCGAGGACGACCACGAATCCGCCGGTCAGTTCGCGGGACAGCGGGACGCCGATCAGGGTGACGAGGTGGCGGCCGACGACGGCCCCCGCCTCCGCGAGCGGTGGGGTGTACGTCCAGACGTACTTCGAGAGGACGGTCCCGACGATCAGGCTGACGAACGCCGACATGGCGTGTGACGCCCCCGTCTTGGCTGGCATCGTCGTTCTGCCCGTCCCTTGAGGGGTAGCGGGGATGAATCTTTCTCCCGGACGACGCGCTTTTGCCCGTCGGCGCGGAAGGGCGGACGATGACTGCACTCGACGCGAAACTGGACGCCGCCCGCGCCGACCTCGCCGAGCGCGACGGGGTCGTCGTCGCGTTCTCCGGCGGCGTCGACTCGGCGGTCGTCGCCGCCCTCGCCTACGACGCCCTCGGGGACGACGCCCTGGCCTGCACGGCCCGCAGCGAGACCCTCCCCGCGTCCGAACTCGACGACGCGGTCCGGGTGGCCGAGGAGATCGGGATCCCCCACGAGACCGTGACCTTCTCCGAACTCGACGACCCGGACTTCGTCGCCAACGGCGACGACCGGTGTTACCACTGCCGGACGATGCGCCTGGGGCGGATGTACGACGTGGCCCGCGAGCGGGGCATCGGGACCGTCTGTGACGGGACGAACGCCTCGGACCCGGGCGAGGGTCACCGGCCCGGGCTCCGCGCCGTCGAGGAACTCGACGTGTTCTCGCCGCTACTCGCCCACGACGTCACCAAGGCGGAGGTCCGCGAGGCCGCCGAGCGCTACGGCCTCTCGGTCGCCGACAAGCCCTCGATGGCGTGTCTCTCCTCCCGGATCCCGACGGGGCTCGAGGTGACCGAGGAACGGCTGACCCGCGTCGAGAAGGCCGAGCGACTGCTGCGGACCTGGGGGTTCTCGCAGTTTCGGGTACGCGACCACGACGGCCTCGCCCGCATCGAGGTGGCGCCCGAGGAACTCGACGCCGCCCTCGACCGGGAGTTCGTCCGCGCGGCGCGCGAACACCTCGACGACGTGGGCTTCGAGCACGTCACGCTCGACCTGCACGGCTACCGGACGGGGAGCGTGAGCCCCGACGAGGACGACGAGGAACCGCTCGTCGCCGACGTGTTCGCCCAGGAGTACCCCACCGGCGGGGACTGAGCGGCTACGCCGAGACGCCGTCGAGGAAGTCGGTCCGGTTCTCGGCGAGCAGGCTCGCCCGCCCGTCGCGCACGCGGAGTTCGTTCAGCGCGCAGTTGTCCTGCTCGCCCTCCACGACCGCCGAGACGACGTCGCGGCCCTCGACGGCGCCGACGAGGAGGTAGAGCGGGCCGCCGTGACAGACGACGGCCACCGTCTCCTCGGGGTCGCTCTCGGCGACGAGTCGCTCCCAGCCGGCGAGGACGCGTTCCCGCACGTCCCGGAGGCTCTCGCCGCTCTCCGGGCGGGCGTCCACCGCGTCGTGGCCGGCCCGGCGTAGCGAGAGACGGTCGTGGTCCTCGAACATCGCCGCCTTCGGGAGCCCCTGGTAGCGGCCGAAGTCACGCTCGCGCCACGCCGACTCGAAGGTGGGGTCACAGCCGACGTGTTCGGCGAGGTGAGTGGCGGTCCGCCTGGCCCGCCGGAGGTCGGAGGCGAGGACGCGGTCCACGTCGTATTCGGCGGCGACGGCGGACCCGAGGGCCCGCGACTGTGCGTGTCCGCGGTCGGTCAGCGACGTCGGCGCCCAGCCCTGGAGGCGGCCGTCACGGTTCCACGTCGTCTCGCCGTGTCGGGCGAGCAGGACGGTGGTCATGGGACCCGCTACGGCCGTCGCCCACAAGAGCGTTCCTCGGGACGGGACCGGACGGCATCCCCGCGCTCGGTTCGGGAACCGATCACAGGGGTCAGTTGCCGGTCCACCGGAGCAGGGCGAGCGTCCCCTCGAACAGCGAGATCATGGTCGCAGCGACGATGATCGGCGCCATGCCCGTCGGGTCGGGGCTGACCAGGAAAGAGAGCCCGAGGAACCCGCCCCAGAACAGCAGGCGCCGACCTTCGAGCCACTCCCGGGTGGTGAGGTTCATCATGATCGCGAGCATGATGAAGAGGGGAATCTGGAAGACGAGCGCCATATAGCCCATGAGGACGAGGATGAGGCCGAACGTCTCCTTGAGTCCGAAGGCGATGAGTTCGACGGACTCCTCGGTGTAGAGCGTGAAGTACGCGAAGATGGCCGGGAGGACGACGAAGTGGGCGAAGCCGACGCCGATCAGCGCCAACACGAGACTGGTCGGGACGGCGGCGAGGTAGTAGCGGCGTTCGCGGGGAAAGAGCCCGGGACGCATGAACAGGTACGTCTCGTAGACGGCGATTGGGAGGCCGACGACGAAGCCGGCGAGCGCGGCGACCTTCAGTTCGGTGAGCAGGAGTTCGAGCGGGCCGTACAGGCGGGGCCGCAGGTCGGGGTCCGTCGCCGCCCCCGGGATGTGGGAGTTCCAGAGGTAGTTGATGACGCCGTCGGCGAAGGGGAAGACCGCGAGGGCGACGACGCCGCCGACGACGAGGACGACCGCCAGCCGGCGCACCATCTCCTCGATGTGGGCGGCGAGGGGCATCTCCTCGTCCGAGGCCGGCCCCTCGCCGACGAGGCCGTCGTCGACGTCGCCGGCCGGCTCGGGGGCCGACGGCGGCTGGGGTTCGACCGTCGTCTCCCCCCCGACGACCGAATCGCTGCTCGTGGTGGGCGCCGAGTCAGCGTTCGCGTCCGCGTCCGAACCGGCGTCGGTCTCCGCAGTCGACGCCGCGTCGGCGTCGTCGTCCTCACGGCCCTGGGGCGCCGTGCCGTCGTGCAGGTCACGGTCGGTCGGGGGCGTGTCGTCGGCCCCGGCGGGGTCGTCACCGCCCTCGGCCTCGGCGGTCACCTCCGGCGCGAGTTCGAGTTCCGGGTCGTCGGCGAGCTCCTCGTCCGGGACGGGGGCGCCGACGGCGTCGGAGACGCTCCGGCGCTCGTCGATGTCGAAGGGGTCGTCGGTCCCCGTCGCGCCCTCGGGGGCCGTCCGGTCGGCGGCGAGCGCGGAGTCGTCGTCGAGGTAATCCTCGATGGAACCGCCGGCGTCGGGCGCGTCCTCCGGCGAGTAGACGGTGTCGGTGTCGGGGTCGAGCGCCGGGTCGTCGGCGTCGGGAACGGACTCGGCGTCGCCGTCCGCGGCACCGCGGCTGTCGGCGGCGGTGTCCGCGTCGCCGTCCGCCGGGTCCGGGTCGCCGTCCGCCGTCGGCTCGGACGACGCTTCCGGCTCCGAGTCCTCAGCCATTCACCCGAAGTATCTCCCCGGCTGTTATAGGCCTTTTTCCATCGGATCGGCGGACGGGACACGCTGCTCGGGTGGGCTGGGAGAGAAAAGATTGATGACGCCGAGACGGGTTCGGTGTACCATGTCGAGCGCGCTTGACGAGGACACCCGTCGGACGTTGGACGCCGGGCGGGAGACGGCCGGTGCGATGCTTCGCTCCGCCCAGAAGGATCTTCAGAAGGTGTTCATCGTCTTCCTCGTCGGGTTCATCGGCTCGTTTTACGCCCTGCGGCTCTACATCTGGGAGTTCCTGCGCAACGTGACGGAGGCACGAATGTCGGCGGCGACGGCGGAGGACCTCCAGATCATCGCCCAGACGCCGTTCGACGTGATCCTCCTGCAGGCGAAGATCGGGCTCATCACCGGGATCATCATGGCGATACCCGTCTTCCTCTACTTCTCGCGTGACGCCCTCGAGGAACGCGGATGGTGGCCGTCGACGCCGGTCGCGCGGTGGAAGATCGCCGCCGGGGGCCTGCTCTCGGCGACGCTGTTCGTGGCCGGGCTCGTCTACGGCTACGCCGTCTTCTTCCCCGTGATGTTCTCCTTTCTCGCGAACAACGCCATCTCCGCGGGGTTCAAGCCGACCTACTCCATCGTCCTCTGGGCGCAGTTCATCTTCCTGCTGACGCTCTCGTTCGGCCTGGCGGCGCAGTTGCCGCTGGTGATGAGCGCGCTCTCCTACACCGAAATCGTCCCCTACGAGACGTTCCGTGACCGCTGGCGATACGCCGTCGTCGGCATGGTCGCCGCCGGCGCGCTGTTCACCCCGCCCGACCCGTTCACGCAGATCATGTGGGCGGTGCCGATGCTCGTCCTCTACGGGTTCAGCCTCTACCTCGCGAAGGTGGTGGTGACGGCCAAGCGCGGCAGCGAGCGCCTCGACGTGTGGACGGCCGCCGGCCGACACTGGAACCTCATCCTCGGCGTCGGCGTCGTCGGCGGCTTCCTGGTGTACGCCTTCTACGCGTACGGCGGCCTCGAACGCGCCAACGACCTGCTGGCGTGGATGGGGACCAGCCGACGCCTCCTGACGCCCGGATCGACCCTCCCGGTCACCCCCGCCGTCGCCCTCGCGGTGTGGACGACGGCCGGCGGACTCGTCGCCGGCGCGGTCGGCTTCATGTACTACGTGTACGCCGAACTCGAAGCCGCGGTCGAGCCGACCGAGGTCGGCGACCCGACCGAGATCGACCTCTCGGCGCTCGACGCGGACGGGATCCGCGCGGCACCGCCGGAGGCCTTCGCCGACCTGAGCGAGGAGGAGGCGCTGACGATGGCCAACGAGGCCATGGACGACGACGAGAAGGAGAAGGCCCGGGCCATCCTCGAACGGTTCGACGAGGCCGAGGAGCGGCGGGCGGCCGAAGGGGAGGGCGAGGGCGACGCCCCCCAGTCGGCGAGCGAGGAGATCGGCGACCGGGCGAGTCGCGCCGGCGGCACCTTCCTCGACGAGTTCACCGACGGCGAGACCGACGAGGACGACATCGGCGGCTACTACACCGACGTCGCGTTTATCCTCGACAGCCTCACGTCGCGGGCCTTCCGCATCGCCGCCGTCTTCGGGATCGTCCTCGCGTCGACGTTCGGATGGCTCTACACCGGCGGCATCGGCCGCGTCTTCGAGCAGTTCCTCTCGCAGTTGCCCGACGACGTGACTGCCACCGACCAGATCGAGGTGGTGGCCCTCCACCCCATGGAGGCGCTGATCTTCGAGGTGAAGTTCTCGACGCTGATCGCCGTCCTCGTCACCCTCCCGATCGTGGCGTACTACGCGTGGCCGGCGCTCCGGGAACGCGGGTTCGTCCGCGGCAACCGGAACCTCATCTTCGGGTGGGTCGCGGCCCTCGTCGTCGGCCTGTTCGCCGGGTTCGCCCTCGGCTACACCACCGTCGCCCCGACGGTCATCTCCTATCTCGTCGCCGAAGGCGTGCGGGCCGAGATGGTCATCGCCTACCGCATCACCAACTTCTTCTGGCTCATCTTCTTCACCACCGCGGGCATCGGCCTCCTCACGGACGTGCCCGTCCTCATGCTCCTGCTCAACACCGCCGGCGTCTCCTACCGGACCATGCGCGACCGCTGGCGGGAGGTGACCGTCGGCATCCTGGGGTTCGCCGCCGTCGCCACGCCCGCCGACGTGATGACGATGTTCCTCGTCACGATTCCGCTGATGGTCGCCTACGGCGTCGGCCTCGGCGTGTTGTTCGCGGTGACGCTCGGCGGCCGCCGCGACCTCTCCGGGAGCGAACCGTCGGAGGGCGATCAGGGCGCCGACGCCGAGGTGTGACCGCGCCTCACGCCTCGACGAGCGTCAGGCGGAGGTCCATCACGTTCGTCCCCGTGGGGCCCGTCACCACCGCGTCGTCGACGGCCCGGAGCGCCGGCGTCGCGTCGTGGCAGTCGAGGTGGGCGACGGGATCACGTCCCGCCGCTTCGAGCCGGGACGCCGTCGTGTGATCCACGAGTCCCCCGGCGACGTCGGTGGGGCCGTCGGTGCCGTCGGTCCCGAGCGCGAGCGTCGTCACCCGGGGTTCGTCGGCGAGGGCGACCGCCGACCGCAGGGCGAACTCCTGGTTCGGGCCGCCCTCGCCGGCGCCCTCGCCGACCCGGACGGTCGTCTCGCCGCCCGAGATCAGCACGCACGGCGGGCTGGCCGGCCGCCCGTGGGTCACCGCCTCGCGGGCGAGCGCCGCCAGACAGGTCGCCACCTCGCGGCTCTCGCCCTCGACCGTCGAGGAGAGGATCAGCGGCTCGTAGCCGCGAGCCGCGGCCCGGTCCCGGGCGGCCTCGACGACGTCGGCGGGTCCCGCGAGGACGAGGACGTCGCCGTCGGTCGCCCCGGGCGTCTCGGGAACCGCGCCGTCCCGGCCGCGGCGGAGGTGCCGGGGGACGGCCGGCGGGACGGCGTCGGTCAGGTCGTGACGGTCGAGGACGGCGAGCGCGTCGGCGAACGTCGACCCGTCGCCGACGGTCGGGCCCCAGGGGTCGCCGGCGGGTTCGTCGACGACGACGAGCGTCGCGAGCGTCGCCGGCGCGACCCGCTCGGCCAGCCGGCCGCCCTTGAGCGTCGAGCAGTGTTTCCTGACGGCGTTGATCTCGTCGATCCGGAGCCCCGCCCGCAGGAGCCTGTCGGTCACGTCCGCGAGGTCGGACAGCGAGAGGTCCCCGGCGGGGGCGGCGAGCGTCGCCGAGGCGCCGCCGGTGATGGCGGCGATCACCAAGTCCTCGGGCCCCGCCGCGTCGGCGAGTTCGTGGACCCGCCGGCCGGCCCGCAGGCTCTCGGCGTCGGGGATCGGATGACCGGCGCCGACGACGGCGACGCCGTCGATGTCGCGTTCGCCGCCCGCCTTCTCGGCGACGACGCCGTCCGTGAGGCGGTCGCCGAGACGGGAGCGCAGTTCCGCAGCGACGGCGGCCGACCCCTTGCCCGCCGCGAGGAGGTAGACGTCGTCGACGGCGGCGAGGTCGACGGTGCGCTCGCCGATCCGGAGTCGGTCGCCGTCGCGGGTCACGGCCGCGGGGACGGTCCGACGGGGGTGGACGGCGTCGACGGCCGCGGACGCGATATCGAGGAGGTCACGTCGGGCCGTGACGTTGCCGTGGTCGACGAGCGCCGACCGGTTGCGGACGGTCGTCACGGGTCGAGGGTCCCCTCGGCGGGCGGGCCGAACGTCGCGGCGTCGCCCAGTTCGTCCTCGATTTCGAGGAGACGGTTGTACTGTTCGGTGCGTTCGCCGCGGGTCACGCCGGTCTTGATCTGTCCGGCGCCGAGGC is from Haloplanus salinarum and encodes:
- a CDS encoding ORC1-type DNA replication protein; its protein translation is MTEDPDEGMLSWDESVFRDEHVFEIDYVPETFDHRETQLENLKYALRPAVRGSRPLNTMVRGPPGTGKTTAVLKLFGELSGQPGVRTVRVNCQLDSTRYAVFSRVFEHVFDYEPPSSGISFKKLFGQITDRLVDDDEVLVVALDDVNYLFYENEASDTLYSLLRAHEGSAGARIGVIVVSSDLGLDIMEELDGRVQSVFRPEEVYFPVYDADEIVDILGERVDRGFHDGVIGAQELDRVAELTAESGDLRVGIDLLRRAGLNAEMRASKTISVEDVEEAYDKSKYVHLSRCLRELSESERALVETIAEHDGQQAGTVYEAFHEATDLGYTRYSEIVNKLDQLGVIEADYADVEGRGRSRSLTLSYDAEAVLDRL
- a CDS encoding helix-hairpin-helix domain-containing protein; this translates as MELTAIPGVGEKTAAALADLDDPERALREGDVAALAEAPGISAGRAAAIARAAVRHEHDADGEFLATDRARDVYEDVLDLLKERTVTDYAARRMETFVPTGAPSRIAEVRALVDRATDREADPATLDALSDVTPLADPPPTRVRDRCLATADAERYAEAEEAVPELSVEVVDDARDLAELARSYATVIALDETFAGVDVAGDVRVRPDALEHPAEVVPERLLAFFAANRDTLLAAARVHDAAGMEPPCDLDALRDALSRLDDDGTPVGDDELDRLTTAVDDLDAAVGTAESVANDHLRTAIRERDVTIEGTDFLSLVEQGARVDALLSRELADEFDHAVAKARDHLIDSLDLADEADLAERVFGGDPTFPLEHDAEAVSRLRTELAAARDRRAGRIKTELADDLRALRDPADRLVRAALERDVELAVARFADDFDCTLPDVDDDVSGVAVEGGRSPLLDVPFAEVEPVDYAVSGVTLLSGVNSGGKTSTLDLLALVTVLAHMGLPVPAAAARVERVSELHYYAKSQGTLDAGAFEATLRDFADLVTGTDSRLVLVDELESITEPGASAKIIAGILESLDGGDVTAVFVSHLAGEIRDAAGIDVAVDGIEAVGLVDGELRVNRSPVTDHLARSTPELIVEKLATESAERTADDDPPTDEDDFYRRLLEKF
- the larE gene encoding ATP-dependent sacrificial sulfur transferase LarE, whose product is MTALDAKLDAARADLAERDGVVVAFSGGVDSAVVAALAYDALGDDALACTARSETLPASELDDAVRVAEEIGIPHETVTFSELDDPDFVANGDDRCYHCRTMRLGRMYDVARERGIGTVCDGTNASDPGEGHRPGLRAVEELDVFSPLLAHDVTKAEVREAAERYGLSVADKPSMACLSSRIPTGLEVTEERLTRVEKAERLLRTWGFSQFRVRDHDGLARIEVAPEELDAALDREFVRAAREHLDDVGFEHVTLDLHGYRTGSVSPDEDDEEPLVADVFAQEYPTGGD
- a CDS encoding histidine phosphatase family protein; this translates as MTTVLLARHGETTWNRDGRLQGWAPTSLTDRGHAQSRALGSAVAAEYDVDRVLASDLRRARRTATHLAEHVGCDPTFESAWRERDFGRYQGLPKAAMFEDHDRLSLRRAGHDAVDARPESGESLRDVRERVLAGWERLVAESDPEETVAVVCHGGPLYLLVGAVEGRDVVSAVVEGEQDNCALNELRVRDGRASLLAENRTDFLDGVSA
- a CDS encoding twin-arginine translocase subunit TatC gives rise to the protein MAEDSEPEASSEPTADGDPDPADGDADTAADSRGAADGDAESVPDADDPALDPDTDTVYSPEDAPDAGGSIEDYLDDDSALAADRTAPEGATGTDDPFDIDERRSVSDAVGAPVPDEELADDPELELAPEVTAEAEGGDDPAGADDTPPTDRDLHDGTAPQGREDDDADAASTAETDAGSDADANADSAPTTSSDSVVGGETTVEPQPPSAPEPAGDVDDGLVGEGPASDEEMPLAAHIEEMVRRLAVVLVVGGVVALAVFPFADGVINYLWNSHIPGAATDPDLRPRLYGPLELLLTELKVAALAGFVVGLPIAVYETYLFMRPGLFPRERRYYLAAVPTSLVLALIGVGFAHFVVLPAIFAYFTLYTEESVELIAFGLKETFGLILVLMGYMALVFQIPLFIMLAIMMNLTTREWLEGRRLLFWGGFLGLSFLVSPDPTGMAPIIVAATMISLFEGTLALLRWTGN
- a CDS encoding twin-arginine translocase subunit TatC, encoding MSSALDEDTRRTLDAGRETAGAMLRSAQKDLQKVFIVFLVGFIGSFYALRLYIWEFLRNVTEARMSAATAEDLQIIAQTPFDVILLQAKIGLITGIIMAIPVFLYFSRDALEERGWWPSTPVARWKIAAGGLLSATLFVAGLVYGYAVFFPVMFSFLANNAISAGFKPTYSIVLWAQFIFLLTLSFGLAAQLPLVMSALSYTEIVPYETFRDRWRYAVVGMVAAGALFTPPDPFTQIMWAVPMLVLYGFSLYLAKVVVTAKRGSERLDVWTAAGRHWNLILGVGVVGGFLVYAFYAYGGLERANDLLAWMGTSRRLLTPGSTLPVTPAVALAVWTTAGGLVAGAVGFMYYVYAELEAAVEPTEVGDPTEIDLSALDADGIRAAPPEAFADLSEEEALTMANEAMDDDEKEKARAILERFDEAEERRAAEGEGEGDAPQSASEEIGDRASRAGGTFLDEFTDGETDEDDIGGYYTDVAFILDSLTSRAFRIAAVFGIVLASTFGWLYTGGIGRVFEQFLSQLPDDVTATDQIEVVALHPMEALIFEVKFSTLIAVLVTLPIVAYYAWPALRERGFVRGNRNLIFGWVAALVVGLFAGFALGYTTVAPTVISYLVAEGVRAEMVIAYRITNFFWLIFFTTAGIGLLTDVPVLMLLLNTAGVSYRTMRDRWREVTVGILGFAAVATPADVMTMFLVTIPLMVAYGVGLGVLFAVTLGGRRDLSGSEPSEGDQGADAEV
- a CDS encoding glycerate kinase type-2 family protein, with protein sequence MTTVRNRSALVDHGNVTARRDLLDIASAAVDAVHPRRTVPAAVTRDGDRLRIGERTVDLAAVDDVYLLAAGKGSAAVAAELRSRLGDRLTDGVVAEKAGGERDIDGVAVVGAGHPIPDAESLRAGRRVHELADAAGPEDLVIAAITGGASATLAAPAGDLSLSDLADVTDRLLRAGLRIDEINAVRKHCSTLKGGRLAERVAPATLATLVVVDEPAGDPWGPTVGDGSTFADALAVLDRHDLTDAVPPAVPRHLRRGRDGAVPETPGATDGDVLVLAGPADVVEAARDRAAARGYEPLILSSTVEGESREVATCLAALAREAVTHGRPASPPCVLISGGETTVRVGEGAGEGGPNQEFALRSAVALADEPRVTTLALGTDGTDGPTDVAGGLVDHTTASRLEAAGRDPVAHLDCHDATPALRAVDDAVVTGPTGTNVMDLRLTLVEA